The following proteins are co-located in the Phaeodactylum tricornutum CCAP 1055/1 chromosome 2, whole genome shotgun sequence genome:
- a CDS encoding predicted protein, with the protein MDFAAALNNLQKTAKNAAAASSSTNNSNSSSHDRRRGRSDSYRPDPPRTRPRYEAPLSRDVRKGDTGERGRGRRNDQNPMDALYRFGYRMAPYQRPSQEPPNLYQRPFHVALLAIIIDEIPYEEIWRTWAQTGASHVSMLCHAKYPERVQSGFVKSRLLTKPPIMGRGHSYAEPEYLTHTPAWGSVQITRAMIDLLKAGMHIATVNDTETDPRFATKRFLMTKKKDVDTSNTIPPIDKFIFVSETCIPVATLEECETALFGAAQQPEETMNSASEMKTVSSTSTLMGNSKPIPNTWKVSWLNARHRSEEETPRNKYEDDQFGGITRNIPGQYRWKADQWLCLSRPHAAAVLRVDANMRASDQLWNAFAKINASDEMYFPTVLALLGILRPRDESGINHSSTEVWVRPITFTDWSEGMRNPTSYHEGMKDLSRIGKLARSQGSLFARKFVPIGPGKTSPTGHLQAADWLSFIKTLSPFTNWDEDNKRAATSVSSTPTEVNSSTSYVERPQDLQDPTLE; encoded by the coding sequence ATGGATTTTGCTGCAGCGCTGAACAATTTACAAAAGACGGCGAAGAATGCCGCtgcggcttcgtcgtctaCCAATAACAGCAATTCCTCGTCGCACGATCGCCGACGGGGCCGCTCCGATTCTTACCGACCCGATCCGCCTCGTACACGTCCGCGTTACGAAGCTCCGTTGTCTCGGGATGTGAGAAAGGGAGACACTGGTGAGCGAGGACGTGGACGCCGAAACGATCAGAACCCGATGGACGCCTTGTATCGCTTTGGCTATCGTATGGCGCCCTACCAACGACCGTCCCAGGAACCACCCAACCTCTACCAACGCCCCTTTCACGTGGCTTTGCTAGCAATCATCATCGATGAGATACCCTACGAAGAAATTTGGAGGACTTGGGCTCAGACGGGAGCTTCTCACGTCAGTATGCTCTGCCACGCCAAGTATCCCGAAAGGGTACAAAGCGGCTTTGTCAAGTCACGTCTTTTGACCAAACCGCCAATTATGGGTCGTGGACACTCGTACGCCGAACCGGAGTACCTGACTCATACACCAGCATGGGGATCGGTGCAAATTACCCGTGCCATGATTGATCTACTCAAAGCCGGTATGCACATTGCAACCGTAAACGATACGGAGACCGATCCACGATTTGCGACCAAACGCTTTCTCATGaccaagaaaaaggacgtCGACACCTCCAATACGATTCCTCCCATCGACAAGTTCATTTTTGTGAGTGAAACGTGCATACCAGTAGCAACCTTGGAAGAATGCGAAACGGCCTTGTTCGGAGCAGCCCAGCAACCTGAAGAAACGATGAATTCTGCTTCGGAGATGAAGACAGTGTCGTCAACCTCCACACTCATGGGCAATTCAAAACCAATACCGAACACATGGAAGGTCTCGTGGTTGAACGCCAGACATCGTAGTGAGGAAGAAACACCCAGGAATAAATACGAGGACGACCAATTTGGTGGTATTACTCGTAACATTCCTGGCCAGTACCGATGGAAAGCTGACCAATGGTTGTGCTTGAGTCGCCCTCACGCGGCGGCCGTGTTACGAGTGGACGCTAACATGCGAGCCTCGGACCAACTATGGAACGCTTTTGCCAAAATTAATGCATCGGACGAGATGTATTTTCCTACCGTTCTCGCGCTTTTGGGTATACTGAGACCGAGAGACGAATCTGGTATCAACCACTCGTCTACAGAAGTGTGGGTAAGACCGATTACGTTTACAGACTGGTCTGAAGGTATGCGTAATCCGACATCCTACCATGAAGGCATGAAGGATCTGTCACGGATTGGAAAATTAGCGCGATCGCAAGGATCGCTGTTTGCTCGCAAGTTTGTACCAATCGGTCCAGGAAAGACGAGTCCGACAGGGCACTTGCAAGCAGCCGACTGGCTGAGCTTCATCAAAACCCTTTCTCCCTTTACTAACTGGGACGAAGACAATAAGCGAGCGGCGACATCTGTGTCTTCCACTCCGACAGAAGTGAATAGCAGTACAAGCTATGTAGAAAGACCGCAAGATCTCCAAGACCCTACCTTGGAATAG
- a CDS encoding predicted protein: protein MGKPNGIRTGRKLRIHRRNQRWNDLKYCKANSVTAMKANPMGGSTMAKGIVLEKIGIEAKQPNSAIRKCVRVQLIKNGKKIAAFVPRDGCLNYIDENDEVLIAGFGRSGHAVGDIPGVRFKVVKVAGVSLWALYKEKKEKPRS from the coding sequence ATGGGAAAGCCCAATGGAATCCGTACCGGTCGTAAGCTTCGAATCCACCGAAGAAACCAGCGTTGGAATGATTTGAAGTACTGCAAGGCCAACTCTGTCACCGCCATGAAGGCCAACCCCATGGGAGGATCCACCATGGCCAAGGGAATTGTGCTGGAAAAGATTGGAATTGAAGCCAAGCAGCCCAACTCAGCCATTCGTAAGTGCGTCCGTGTGCAGCTCATCAAGAACGGAAAAAAGATTGCCGCCTTTGTCCCTCGTGATGGTTGTCTCAACTACATTGACGAGAATGACGAAGTCTTGATTGCTGGTTTCGGTCGATCCGGACACGCTGTAGGTGATATTCCCGGAGTACGATTCAAGGTAGTCAAAGTTGCCGGTGTATCACTCTGGGCCTTGTAtaaggaaaagaaggagaagcCGCGTTCGTAA
- a CDS encoding predicted protein: protein MKASDAGLFLLVALVSLTHLDAFVFPASASRLLPMTTSSPTAFVSARQILFGVNMAKDGNMPTLKRVPEDMEGVPTPFVDVVGNSFIECFADSVAFVDGIEYTIGVPCDYSVALCYFGDDDQLVPVELDDALMDDIFPMAESIVAEEFGEELVLQRTPQTLTLVGELEDDDDEEALQRFEEGDESSMEDEDDEEEVEVLLTFEHRNQEFNLVRLLDPILLVGKVDPSQPDNRILLTPEESDKVMPILEELFLEFQDEPDDDMMP from the coding sequence ATGAAAGCCTCCGATGCTgggctttttcttttggtggCTCTGGTATCCCTAACACATCTCGACGCATTCGTCTTTCCGGCTTCAGCGTCTCGGCTTCTTCCGATGACGACAAGTAGCCCGACTGCTTTTGTCTCGGCACGACAAATACTATTTGGAGTCAATATGGCCAAGGACGGCAACATGCCAACGCTGAAACGAGTTCCTGAAGATATGGAAGGCGTTCCGACGCCGTTTGTTGATGTCGTCGGCAATTCGTTCATTGAATGCTTCGCCGATTCGGTCGCCTTTGTCGACGGCATTGAGTACACTATTGGCGTCCCTTGCGACTATTCCGTCGCCCTGTGCTATTTTGGCGATGACGACCAGCTCGTTCCGGTTGAATTGGACGATGCCCTCATGGATGACATCTTTCCCATGGCCGAATCGATTGTTGCCGAAGAATTTGGGGAAGAGCTCGTCTTGCAACGGACTCCACAAACCCTCACCTTGGTTGGTGAGctcgaggacgacgatgacgaagaggcGCTGCAACGTTTTGAAGAAGGCGATGAGTCGTCGAtggaggacgaagacgacgaagaagaagtcgagGTGTTGCTGACGTTTGAGCACCGTAACCAGGAATTCAACCTTGTTCGTTTGTTGGACCCGATCCTGTTGGTTGGCAAAGTAGACCCGTCGCAGCCCGATAATCGTATACTCTTGACGCCAGAAGAGTCGGACAAGGTCATGCCTattttggaagagctttTCCTGGAATTTCAGGATGAACCGGATGATGACATGATGCCCTAA